One window of Dermacentor andersoni chromosome 7, qqDerAnde1_hic_scaffold, whole genome shotgun sequence genomic DNA carries:
- the LOC126533177 gene encoding translin-associated protein X-like isoform X2, which translates to MTGEGHDRGHDRGGHWSSRNKQRKPEDKRQSDVDESLPVVKMFRAFQVELDDRYDRYERLVKLGRDVTIESKRIIFLLHRIMKDDQKDKVLAEADQKLCELSMFTLREIAMELRGQSYYLYLRAFSPGIQEYVEAVTYFHYIKDGHLVNLDEIHKALVYVEQAEAAESEMADEPVSETPPGKFSLEITPLDYMLGVADLTGELMRKCINAVGQGNLEEPFVLCRFLRDVYTGFLGFGNTAGREMNRKVWTLFQSVRKVENACYTIKVRGSEMPSHMLADMFSAPLPEKESPDCG; encoded by the exons ATGACAGGAGAAG GACATGACAGAGGCCATGACAGGGGAGGTCATTGGTCCTCGCGTAACAAGCAGCGAAAGCCTGAGGATAAACGTCAGTCTGACGTGGACGAGTCCCTGCCAGTTGTCAAGATGTTCAGGGCTTTTCAAGTGGAGCTGGACGATCGCTACGACCGTTACGAGCGGCTCGTGAAACTGGGCCGCGATGTGACCATCGAGAGCAAGCGCATCATCTTCCTTCTTCATCGCATAATGAA AGATGATCAAAAGGACAAGGTACTCGCTGAAGCTGACCAGAAGCTCTGCGAGCTCAGCATGTTTACACTGAGAGAGATTGCAATGGAGCTGAGAGGACAGAGCTACTACTTGTACCTGAGGGCATTTTCCCCAG GTATTCAAGAGTACGTCGAAGCAGTGACCTACTTTCACTACATCAAAGATGGCCACCTGGTCAACTTGGATGAGATTCACAAGGCCCTGGTGTATGTTGAACAGGCAGAG GCAGCCGAGAGCGAGATGGCCGATGAGCCCGTGTCAGAGACGCCACCCGGCAAGTTTTCTCTGGAAATCACACCACTGGACTACATGCTTGGCGTTGCTGATCTGACGGGCGAACTGATGCGCAAGTGCATCAACGCGGTCGGCCAGGGTAACCTGGAGGAACCGTTCGTGCTGTGCCGTTTCCTGCGTGACGTGTACACGGGTTTCCTCGGCTTCGGGAACACCGCTGGTCGAGAGATGAACCGCAAGGTGTGGACGCTCTTCCAGAGCGTTCGCAAAGTCGAGAACGCCTGCTACACCATCAAGGTCCGCGGCTCAGAGATGCCCAGTCACATGCTTGCGGACATGTTCAGTGCTCCATTACCCGAGAAAGAATCTCCAGACTGTGGTTGA
- the LOC126533177 gene encoding translin-associated protein X-like isoform X1: protein MTGEGRTHDKGHYNRGHDRGHDRGGHWSSRNKQRKPEDKRQSDVDESLPVVKMFRAFQVELDDRYDRYERLVKLGRDVTIESKRIIFLLHRIMKDDQKDKVLAEADQKLCELSMFTLREIAMELRGQSYYLYLRAFSPGIQEYVEAVTYFHYIKDGHLVNLDEIHKALVYVEQAEAAESEMADEPVSETPPGKFSLEITPLDYMLGVADLTGELMRKCINAVGQGNLEEPFVLCRFLRDVYTGFLGFGNTAGREMNRKVWTLFQSVRKVENACYTIKVRGSEMPSHMLADMFSAPLPEKESPDCG, encoded by the exons ATGACAGGAGAAGGTAGGACTCATGACAAGGGTCATTACAATAGAG GACATGACAGAGGCCATGACAGGGGAGGTCATTGGTCCTCGCGTAACAAGCAGCGAAAGCCTGAGGATAAACGTCAGTCTGACGTGGACGAGTCCCTGCCAGTTGTCAAGATGTTCAGGGCTTTTCAAGTGGAGCTGGACGATCGCTACGACCGTTACGAGCGGCTCGTGAAACTGGGCCGCGATGTGACCATCGAGAGCAAGCGCATCATCTTCCTTCTTCATCGCATAATGAA AGATGATCAAAAGGACAAGGTACTCGCTGAAGCTGACCAGAAGCTCTGCGAGCTCAGCATGTTTACACTGAGAGAGATTGCAATGGAGCTGAGAGGACAGAGCTACTACTTGTACCTGAGGGCATTTTCCCCAG GTATTCAAGAGTACGTCGAAGCAGTGACCTACTTTCACTACATCAAAGATGGCCACCTGGTCAACTTGGATGAGATTCACAAGGCCCTGGTGTATGTTGAACAGGCAGAG GCAGCCGAGAGCGAGATGGCCGATGAGCCCGTGTCAGAGACGCCACCCGGCAAGTTTTCTCTGGAAATCACACCACTGGACTACATGCTTGGCGTTGCTGATCTGACGGGCGAACTGATGCGCAAGTGCATCAACGCGGTCGGCCAGGGTAACCTGGAGGAACCGTTCGTGCTGTGCCGTTTCCTGCGTGACGTGTACACGGGTTTCCTCGGCTTCGGGAACACCGCTGGTCGAGAGATGAACCGCAAGGTGTGGACGCTCTTCCAGAGCGTTCGCAAAGTCGAGAACGCCTGCTACACCATCAAGGTCCGCGGCTCAGAGATGCCCAGTCACATGCTTGCGGACATGTTCAGTGCTCCATTACCCGAGAAAGAATCTCCAGACTGTGGTTGA